One stretch of Methylococcus capsulatus DNA includes these proteins:
- the mobA gene encoding molybdenum cofactor guanylyltransferase MobA has protein sequence MGGRDKGLVPFRGRPLVVYALEALRAVAGQVVVSANRSREIYAGFGCPVIADTSGEFEGPLAGLFSAMAWADTEFVLTVPCDTPLVTGCMLKRLAEDQARSDCDIAVAHDGERLHPVFLIVRRSLRADLRSFLASGERRVEDWLARHRTHRTDYSDVPELFANVNSLEELKVLEARRIQPNA, from the coding sequence ATGGGCGGTCGCGACAAGGGGCTGGTGCCGTTCCGGGGCAGGCCGCTGGTGGTTTATGCGCTGGAGGCCTTGCGGGCGGTGGCAGGGCAGGTGGTGGTCAGCGCCAACCGTAGCCGGGAAATTTACGCCGGTTTCGGCTGCCCGGTGATCGCCGACACAAGCGGGGAATTCGAGGGGCCGCTGGCGGGACTTTTCAGCGCGATGGCCTGGGCCGACACGGAATTCGTTTTGACCGTGCCTTGTGATACGCCGCTGGTCACCGGCTGCATGTTGAAACGCTTGGCCGAGGATCAGGCAAGGTCGGACTGCGATATCGCGGTGGCGCACGATGGCGAGCGCCTGCATCCGGTATTTCTCATCGTGCGGCGGTCCCTGCGGGCCGATCTCCGGTCCTTTCTGGCCTCGGGGGAGCGCCGGGTCGAGGACTGGCTGGCCCGGCACCGGACCCACCGGACCGACTACAGTGACGTGCCGGAGCTGTTCGCGAATGTGAATTCCCTAGAGGAGCTCAAGGTACTGGAAGCGCGGAGGATTCAGCCCAACGCCTGA
- a CDS encoding DUF6311 domain-containing protein codes for MIDHAAWHREAINPVSASFVGLVVFFALTGGRVLHPGYVDWLIGQDPIMVDRAMHYLGWEFFRHSPVLQFPLGANPTYGSEISSSIVFTDSIPLLALLLKPFEGILPEPFQYSGFWILTSFCLQAVFAWKILFAIGNDRILALTGCVFFALAPPALWRLTAHYALFAQWVLLAGLYLYVRRSFSGPSWYLLLAVTALIHAYLLFMVAGLFVADLLQRRWLGQTSTARTITVFATGTALTVLVMWGVGYFMVGAGVDIGGFGYYRMNLLAPIDPDSDWSILLRDQRQGPGDYGGFSYLGLGMLGLMSVGLYETLKSRGLEWNARRLTPLVLLSLCLYLFAISNHIAIGDNEIVAYGIPVPV; via the coding sequence AATAAATCCGGTGTCTGCGTCCTTCGTAGGGCTGGTGGTCTTCTTTGCATTGACTGGGGGACGGGTTCTACATCCCGGCTACGTCGATTGGCTGATAGGGCAGGATCCCATCATGGTCGATCGCGCCATGCACTACCTCGGCTGGGAGTTCTTTAGGCACTCGCCGGTCTTGCAGTTCCCGCTTGGCGCCAATCCTACTTACGGCAGCGAGATCAGTAGCTCGATCGTATTTACCGACTCGATACCTTTGTTAGCCCTGCTGCTGAAGCCGTTCGAAGGAATTCTGCCCGAGCCTTTTCAATATTCCGGATTTTGGATACTGACGTCATTTTGCCTGCAGGCTGTATTCGCCTGGAAGATTCTATTCGCTATTGGCAATGACAGAATCCTGGCGCTGACGGGCTGTGTATTTTTTGCGCTGGCTCCGCCCGCACTTTGGCGGTTGACCGCTCATTATGCCCTGTTCGCTCAATGGGTGTTGTTAGCCGGACTGTACCTTTATGTCAGGCGTTCGTTCAGCGGTCCGTCATGGTATTTGCTGTTGGCGGTGACCGCGCTCATCCACGCTTATCTGCTCTTCATGGTTGCAGGGCTATTTGTAGCCGATCTGCTGCAGCGCCGTTGGCTAGGACAGACGAGCACGGCGCGCACTATCACCGTGTTCGCTACTGGAACCGCTCTCACCGTGTTGGTGATGTGGGGCGTCGGATATTTCATGGTAGGTGCCGGTGTCGATATCGGGGGCTTCGGATATTATCGGATGAATCTTCTGGCTCCGATTGATCCCGACTCGGACTGGTCGATATTGCTGCGTGATCAGAGGCAAGGGCCAGGAGATTATGGTGGATTCAGCTATCTCGGCCTGGGCATGTTGGGTCTCATGTCCGTGGGTTTGTATGAAACCTTGAAGTCCCGTGGCCTTGAATGGAACGCCAGGCGACTCACGCCGCTCGTCCTGTTGTCGCTATGTCTGTATCTGTTCGCGATTTCGAACCATATCGCAATTGGAGACAACGAAATCGTTGCCTATGGTATTCCGGTGCCGGTATAA
- a CDS encoding DUF302 domain-containing protein, producing the protein MTEKAKRHLPFLAAAALTACASTPADWRADYYEAETTKPYADVMAELELAITEQNFRITGHNKIGSVIRQRDRIDFPDYDTLQFCNLTLARQMLEIEPAAVAWMPCNVAVRFERGRTRITVHLLPETTQNPSLDDFTRGMNDKLRKIVDFAAEN; encoded by the coding sequence ATGACCGAAAAAGCCAAGCGGCATCTGCCCTTCCTGGCGGCAGCAGCCTTGACCGCCTGTGCCTCGACACCGGCGGACTGGCGCGCGGACTATTACGAAGCGGAAACCACCAAACCCTACGCCGACGTGATGGCCGAGCTGGAGCTGGCGATCACCGAGCAGAACTTCCGGATCACCGGCCACAACAAGATCGGCAGTGTGATACGTCAGCGGGATCGGATAGACTTTCCCGATTATGACACGCTGCAGTTCTGCAACTTGACCCTGGCCAGGCAAATGCTCGAAATCGAGCCGGCGGCAGTGGCCTGGATGCCCTGCAACGTCGCCGTCCGCTTCGAGCGGGGCCGCACGCGAATCACGGTGCATCTCTTGCCCGAAACCACCCAAAACCCATCCCTCGATGATTTCACCAGGGGGATGAACGACAAACTCAGGAAAATCGTCGATTTCGCCGCCGAGAATTAG
- a CDS encoding FIST N-terminal domain-containing protein: protein MSAGSIAPMLIKYREVRSDTGEAGSSPIRIAQFCAEDRREAVRECHAGVASQRAAVVTLFGSDGYDQGATTAEMHRLCLFAGIPVVSRTTAGEIGPAGYRERSLAVTSFEAGSFHAAAYIRTGLRQFDAGRAHTLAPVEISTPGAHSEHCLALLMSDGLSVREEEVAAV from the coding sequence ATGTCAGCCGGCTCAATCGCCCCGATGCTCATAAAATACCGGGAAGTCCGCTCAGACACGGGAGAAGCGGGTTCTTCCCCGATCCGAATCGCACAGTTCTGCGCTGAAGACCGCCGCGAAGCCGTGCGTGAATGCCATGCGGGCGTCGCGTCCCAACGGGCGGCAGTCGTGACGTTGTTTGGCTCCGACGGATACGACCAGGGCGCGACCACTGCTGAAATGCACCGTCTGTGTCTGTTCGCTGGAATCCCCGTCGTCAGCCGCACCACGGCGGGGGAAATCGGACCGGCCGGCTACCGCGAACGCAGCCTTGCGGTTACGAGCTTTGAGGCCGGCAGCTTTCATGCGGCGGCGTACATCCGGACCGGTCTGCGGCAGTTCGACGCGGGCAGAGCTCATACTCTGGCGCCAGTCGAGATTTCGACCCCAGGAGCGCATTCGGAGCACTGTTTAGCCCTGTTGATGAGCGACGGCCTGTCGGTTCGCGAGGAAGAGGTCGCCGCGGTATGA
- a CDS encoding ABC transporter ATP-binding protein produces the protein MGSIAFEELSKTYPSGFAALSDLSLDIADGELLVVVGPSGCGKSTLLRLIAGLDRPTAGSIRIGGTKVNALSPAERNVAMVFQDYALYPNMTVRGNLEFPLKMRRVGRAERRRRIEQVASMLELAPLLDRRPAQLSGGQRQRVAMGRALVRDPVAFLLDEPIANLDARLRTQVRAEIAELQRRTGTTMIYVTHDQVEAMTLGQRIAVLNRGRLQQAASPRELYAHPANTFVAGFIGSPPMNLLPVRIERSGDIILPSFGGVPLPGRMRTPKDAAIAGIRPEAVRLAEVSSEGIAVRVREVEYLGHETLLHFAHEAGAASLIARLPGLPPFARGDAVRLRMAPEDWYFFDRNGQALG, from the coding sequence ATGGGCAGTATCGCATTCGAAGAACTGAGCAAGACCTATCCGAGCGGTTTCGCGGCGCTGTCCGATCTGAGCCTCGACATCGCCGACGGCGAACTTCTCGTCGTCGTCGGCCCATCGGGTTGCGGCAAATCCACGCTGTTGCGGCTCATCGCCGGCCTGGACCGCCCCACCGCCGGCTCGATCCGGATCGGCGGCACGAAGGTGAACGCGCTCTCCCCGGCGGAGCGTAACGTCGCCATGGTGTTCCAGGATTACGCGCTCTATCCCAACATGACAGTGCGTGGCAATCTGGAGTTTCCGCTGAAAATGCGCCGGGTGGGCCGCGCCGAACGCCGCCGCCGGATCGAGCAGGTGGCATCGATGCTCGAACTCGCGCCGCTGCTCGACCGCCGCCCTGCGCAGCTCTCCGGCGGCCAGCGCCAGCGCGTGGCCATGGGGCGGGCGCTGGTCCGTGATCCGGTGGCATTCCTGCTCGACGAGCCCATCGCCAACCTGGATGCCCGTCTGCGCACGCAGGTTCGCGCAGAAATCGCCGAACTGCAGCGGCGGACCGGGACGACCATGATCTATGTCACTCACGACCAAGTCGAGGCCATGACCCTGGGCCAGCGCATCGCGGTTCTCAACCGCGGACGGCTGCAGCAGGCCGCCTCGCCCCGGGAACTCTACGCCCATCCGGCCAACACTTTCGTCGCCGGTTTCATCGGCAGCCCCCCCATGAATCTCCTGCCGGTCCGGATTGAACGTTCCGGCGACATCATCCTCCCCAGTTTCGGCGGCGTGCCACTGCCGGGCAGGATGAGGACACCGAAAGATGCGGCTATCGCCGGCATCCGGCCGGAAGCTGTCCGCCTGGCCGAAGTCTCGTCCGAGGGGATCGCCGTCCGCGTCCGGGAGGTGGAATATCTCGGCCATGAAACCTTGCTGCATTTCGCCCATGAAGCGGGAGCGGCCAGCCTCATTGCCCGCCTCCCGGGCCTGCCGCCCTTTGCCCGCGGCGATGCCGTCCGCCTAAGGATGGCGCCGGAAGACTGGTATTTCTTCGATCGGAACGGTCAGGCGTTGGGCTGA